A genomic window from Mesorhizobium sp. 131-2-1 includes:
- a CDS encoding FAD-binding oxidoreductase translates to MTVHRLSPEILSAMEGAVGQSGIAVDPVDMAKYLGDWSGDHHGGALAVLKPASVAEVQAVVRLCGALGLGVIPQGGNTGLVAGAIDIEGRGAVVVSLERLSSIRLVDADNFILHADAGCILQTIKDAADEHDCLFPLALGAQGSCQIGGNAASNAGGVNVVRYGMARDLILGLEVVLPDGELWRGFSGLRKDNRGYDLKQLFIGSEGTLGIITGVEMKLFPRPARVETAYLGLSSFEAAVALFRQARRAAADLISAFEIIGSECIDLARLVDADLVSPVEAPVHVLIELSASAAIDLRALLVEFLTAAMESGLVTQAVLAESSTQARTFWAIREGLVEGQAKRGYHVRTDLAVRISDIPALVDRARRLVVLEHPDWLPLAYGHAGDGNIHFNVLPPAGLSESEARAQGAAITAGLYRIADSLGGSISAEHGIGRTRHRVFWAGLAPAHRRLVTALKEALDPQGLMNPGCLLPSTETVP, encoded by the coding sequence ATGACCGTTCACCGCCTTTCGCCGGAAATCCTCAGCGCCATGGAAGGCGCTGTCGGGCAGAGCGGCATCGCCGTCGATCCAGTCGACATGGCGAAATATCTTGGCGACTGGTCCGGCGACCACCATGGCGGCGCGCTTGCCGTGCTGAAGCCGGCGTCGGTCGCGGAGGTCCAGGCCGTCGTGCGGCTCTGCGGCGCACTTGGACTTGGCGTCATCCCGCAAGGCGGCAATACCGGGCTGGTGGCGGGTGCGATCGACATCGAGGGGCGCGGCGCGGTGGTGGTCAGCCTGGAGCGGCTGAGCAGCATCCGCCTCGTCGACGCGGACAATTTCATCCTGCATGCAGACGCCGGCTGCATCCTGCAAACCATCAAGGATGCCGCCGACGAGCATGACTGCCTGTTTCCGCTGGCGCTCGGTGCCCAAGGCAGTTGCCAGATCGGCGGCAATGCGGCGAGCAATGCCGGCGGCGTCAACGTGGTTCGCTATGGCATGGCGCGCGACCTCATCCTCGGCCTCGAAGTGGTGCTGCCGGACGGTGAATTGTGGCGCGGCTTTTCCGGGCTGCGCAAGGACAACCGCGGCTACGATCTGAAGCAGCTTTTCATCGGCTCAGAGGGCACGCTCGGCATCATCACCGGCGTCGAGATGAAACTGTTTCCGAGACCGGCCCGGGTCGAGACCGCCTATCTCGGCCTTTCCTCCTTCGAAGCGGCCGTCGCGCTGTTCCGGCAGGCGCGCCGGGCCGCCGCCGACCTGATCTCGGCCTTCGAGATCATCGGCTCGGAGTGCATCGACCTGGCGCGGCTGGTCGACGCCGATCTCGTGTCGCCGGTCGAGGCTCCAGTGCATGTGCTGATCGAACTGTCGGCAAGCGCGGCCATCGACCTGCGCGCCCTGCTGGTCGAATTCCTCACCGCCGCCATGGAGAGCGGCCTGGTCACCCAAGCCGTGCTTGCCGAAAGTAGCACCCAGGCCCGGACGTTCTGGGCGATCCGCGAAGGCCTGGTCGAGGGCCAGGCAAAACGCGGCTACCATGTGCGCACCGACCTTGCGGTGCGGATCTCGGACATCCCTGCCCTTGTCGACCGGGCGCGCCGCTTGGTGGTGCTGGAGCATCCGGACTGGCTGCCGCTGGCCTATGGCCACGCCGGCGACGGCAACATCCATTTCAACGTCCTGCCGCCGGCAGGCCTGTCCGAGAGCGAAGCGCGCGCCCAGGGCGCCGCGATCACTGCCGGACTCTACCGCATCGCCGATTCGCTCGGCGGCTCGATCAGCGCCGAGCATGGCATCGGCCGCACCCGCCATCGCGTCTTCTGGGCCGGGCTGGCGCCCGCCCATCGCCGCCTGGTCACGGCGCTGAAAGAAGCACTCGACCCCCAAGGACTGATGAACCCCGGCTGCCTGCTGCCGTCAACGGAGACCGTTCCATGA
- a CDS encoding FadR/GntR family transcriptional regulator — translation MKQRLAAIGTVETLPHRVAAFLSREIESGELNPGTRLPTEQELSEKFGVSRNVVREAIAQLRADGMIEARQGVGAFVLAPEQRASIRIDGEALKDSENMERLFELRCILEAQSAALAAERRDQEHLDAIKAALDRMSGEERWEEGSIDADLLFHREIARATGNSYIHTFISFVCEQIRRSIHYARLTNPLHDLVDVNVGEHVRIYEALVSGDPVAAEAAMRAHIIGAAERVGVKLPAAGRKQASKATGKGK, via the coding sequence ATGAAGCAAAGACTGGCCGCCATCGGCACGGTGGAAACGCTGCCGCACCGGGTCGCCGCCTTCCTCAGCCGCGAGATCGAATCGGGCGAGCTCAACCCCGGCACGCGGCTGCCGACCGAGCAGGAGCTGTCGGAAAAGTTCGGCGTCAGCCGCAACGTCGTGCGCGAAGCGATCGCGCAACTTCGCGCCGACGGCATGATCGAGGCGCGGCAAGGCGTCGGCGCCTTCGTGCTGGCGCCGGAGCAGCGGGCCTCGATCCGCATCGACGGCGAGGCGCTGAAGGACAGCGAGAACATGGAGCGGCTGTTCGAGCTGCGCTGCATCCTCGAGGCGCAGTCGGCGGCACTCGCTGCCGAGCGGCGCGATCAGGAGCATCTCGATGCCATCAAGGCGGCGCTCGACCGCATGAGCGGCGAGGAACGCTGGGAGGAAGGCAGCATCGACGCCGACCTGCTGTTCCATCGCGAAATCGCGCGCGCCACCGGCAACAGCTACATCCACACCTTCATCTCTTTCGTCTGCGAGCAGATCCGCCGCTCGATCCACTACGCCCGCCTCACCAACCCGCTGCACGATCTGGTCGACGTCAATGTCGGCGAGCATGTGCGCATCTACGAGGCGCTGGTCTCCGGCGATCCCGTCGCCGCGGAGGCGGCAATGCGCGCCCATATCATCGGCGCGGCCGAGCGCGTCGGCGTCAAACTGCCCGCCGCAGGGCGCAAACAGGCCTCCAAGGCAACCGGCAAGGGGAAATAA
- a CDS encoding VOC family protein, with translation MPIGGEYAISDVCLLVEDIERTVAFYVDKLGFRLRRRAEGFADFHGEGVTLAAWEIDHINRHTGVSKLRSPRQAHKVCVAVRLDTPGAIDRLHGELSARGVPFYGPPEDYVWNARCAYFTDPDDTLWELYAWLDGGPGDYHDEQP, from the coding sequence ATGCCGATCGGCGGAGAATACGCGATTTCGGATGTTTGCCTGCTCGTCGAGGACATCGAGCGCACGGTGGCATTCTATGTCGACAAGCTGGGCTTCCGGCTGCGCCGCCGCGCCGAAGGCTTCGCCGACTTCCATGGCGAGGGCGTCACGCTTGCCGCCTGGGAGATCGACCACATCAACCGGCACACCGGCGTGTCGAAGCTGAGATCGCCGCGGCAGGCGCACAAGGTCTGCGTGGCGGTGCGGCTCGACACGCCCGGCGCGATCGACCGGCTGCATGGCGAGCTCAGCGCCAGGGGCGTGCCCTTCTACGGCCCGCCCGAAGACTATGTCTGGAACGCGCGCTGCGCCTACTTCACCGACCCCGACGACACGCTTTGGGAATTATACGCCTGGCTCGACGGTGGCCCCGGCGACTACCACGACGAACAGCCGTAG
- a CDS encoding ABC transporter substrate-binding protein: protein MNRRSFVKSGIAAVAAASAGMQLVLTPGARAAGKVVIQYDWLMSNGQIGDIVAVANGYFKDAGLEVEFSPGGPNAATVPPVVSGAAQLGQFSETPQLYAARASGVPVKIIACGFRTGPYAFTSKPAKPIRGVADLKGKKIGIQPTARFVIDEILAKNGIDPSEVTIVNVGFDKAPLVRGDVDAIGGWITNTQALSVVGDDRIDLLVRDLGLSSYADVYFATDKAIEENAETLAKFIGAVAKGWGWVHANPQEAVKKMVAAYPEMDLGWEEKTINLVLKLSFDGATAKDGWGTFDPASIEEQLALLDKVGQYPNGRPAAADVYTTKILELSAADRPKLDAPAA, encoded by the coding sequence ATGAACCGCCGCAGCTTCGTGAAGTCCGGCATCGCGGCCGTCGCCGCAGCGTCAGCCGGCATGCAACTGGTGCTGACGCCCGGCGCCAGGGCGGCCGGCAAGGTCGTCATCCAGTATGACTGGCTGATGTCCAACGGGCAGATCGGCGATATCGTCGCCGTCGCCAACGGCTACTTCAAGGACGCCGGCCTGGAAGTCGAGTTCAGCCCCGGCGGGCCGAATGCAGCGACCGTGCCGCCGGTGGTCTCGGGCGCCGCGCAGCTCGGCCAGTTTTCCGAAACGCCGCAGCTCTATGCGGCGCGCGCCAGCGGCGTGCCGGTCAAGATCATCGCTTGCGGCTTCCGCACCGGCCCCTATGCCTTCACCTCGAAGCCTGCGAAGCCGATCCGAGGCGTCGCCGACCTCAAGGGCAAGAAGATCGGCATCCAGCCGACGGCGCGTTTCGTCATCGACGAGATCCTGGCCAAGAACGGTATCGATCCGTCCGAAGTCACCATCGTCAATGTCGGCTTCGACAAGGCGCCGCTGGTGCGCGGCGATGTCGACGCCATCGGCGGCTGGATCACCAACACGCAGGCGCTGAGCGTCGTCGGCGACGACCGCATCGACCTCCTGGTGCGCGATCTCGGACTGAGCTCCTACGCCGACGTCTATTTCGCCACCGACAAGGCGATCGAGGAGAATGCCGAAACGCTGGCGAAGTTCATCGGCGCGGTCGCCAAGGGCTGGGGCTGGGTGCACGCCAACCCGCAGGAAGCGGTGAAGAAGATGGTTGCCGCCTATCCGGAAATGGATCTCGGCTGGGAGGAGAAGACGATCAACCTCGTGCTCAAGCTCTCCTTCGACGGCGCGACCGCCAAGGACGGCTGGGGCACTTTCGATCCTGCTTCCATCGAGGAACAGCTGGCGCTGCTCGACAAGGTCGGCCAGTACCCGAACGGACGGCCGGCGGCAGCGGATGTCTACACCACCAAGATCCTCGAATTGTCGGCCGCCGACCGGCCCAAGCTCGACGCACCTGCCGCCTGA
- a CDS encoding ABC transporter ATP-binding protein: MANAIEARRLDVGYGVRQTAVKVLAGLDLTVAAGSFLSILGPSGCGKSTLLRVVADLLDPLGGTISVLGDTPHAVRSRRDVGFVFQDSTLLPWRTVRDNVRLPLGVGQGSLTRKIEDRSEELLELMGLAGLGERLPHQLSGGQRQRVAIARALLGQPKLLLMDEPFGALDEITRDRLNDELLALWRRTGTTILFVTHSIAEAAYLGERVIVLAANPGRLAKDLDMRPVKHEGNRCSREDQAIVAAMAELRAALEQAA; the protein is encoded by the coding sequence ATGGCGAACGCGATCGAAGCCCGCAGACTGGATGTCGGCTATGGTGTCCGGCAGACCGCGGTGAAAGTGCTCGCCGGCCTAGACCTCACGGTCGCGGCCGGCTCCTTCCTGTCGATCCTCGGGCCATCGGGATGCGGCAAGTCGACCTTGCTTCGCGTGGTCGCCGACCTGCTCGATCCGCTCGGCGGTACGATCAGCGTGCTCGGCGACACCCCGCACGCGGTGCGCTCGCGCCGCGATGTCGGCTTCGTCTTCCAGGACTCCACTTTGCTGCCCTGGCGCACGGTGCGCGACAATGTGCGTTTGCCGCTTGGCGTCGGGCAAGGCAGCCTGACGCGCAAGATAGAAGACCGAAGCGAGGAATTGCTGGAGTTGATGGGACTTGCCGGCTTGGGCGAGCGCCTGCCGCACCAATTGTCGGGCGGCCAGCGACAACGTGTGGCGATAGCGCGGGCTCTGCTCGGGCAACCGAAACTGCTCTTAATGGACGAGCCATTCGGCGCGCTGGACGAGATCACGCGCGACCGCCTCAACGACGAATTGCTGGCGCTTTGGCGGCGCACAGGCACCACCATCCTCTTCGTCACCCATTCGATCGCCGAAGCGGCCTATCTCGGCGAACGGGTGATCGTGCTTGCGGCCAATCCGGGACGCCTCGCCAAGGATCTCGACATGCGGCCCGTCAAGCATGAGGGCAACCGCTGTTCGCGCGAGGATCAGGCAATCGTCGCGGCCATGGCCGAATTGCGCGCAGCGCTGGAGCAGGCCGCATGA
- a CDS encoding ABC transporter permease — MRQAPLPPALAIGLPVFGVASILVAWQFLLPWLGVPAYIVPTPTAIFGVFQKSLALLLGNLWPTLIEALAGFVIGNLAAVLLAVLFVHSRVLQAAYFPIVLFFNTIPILALSPIIILIFGLGMTPKIVIAAVICFFPTLVNMIRGLDSASSSEHELFRVLSATRSEIFWSLRLPRALPMLFSSLRIASATAVIGAIVGEWIGSDKGLGALIIQASFNYQSDRLYAAIVLSSSLSIALFVLVVAIERRVIKY, encoded by the coding sequence ATGAGACAGGCACCCTTGCCGCCGGCGCTGGCGATCGGTCTGCCCGTCTTCGGCGTGGCCTCGATCCTGGTTGCCTGGCAGTTCCTGCTGCCCTGGCTCGGCGTGCCGGCCTATATCGTGCCGACGCCGACGGCCATTTTCGGCGTCTTCCAGAAAAGCCTCGCGCTGCTGCTCGGCAACCTCTGGCCGACGCTGATCGAGGCGCTGGCCGGCTTCGTCATCGGCAATCTCGCGGCCGTGCTGCTCGCCGTGCTGTTCGTGCACAGCCGCGTGCTGCAGGCCGCCTATTTCCCGATCGTGCTGTTCTTCAACACCATCCCGATCCTAGCTCTGTCGCCGATCATCATCCTGATCTTCGGGCTCGGCATGACACCGAAGATCGTCATCGCCGCGGTGATCTGCTTCTTCCCGACGCTGGTCAACATGATCCGAGGGCTGGATTCGGCAAGCAGCAGCGAGCACGAGCTGTTCCGGGTGTTGTCGGCGACGCGTTCCGAGATTTTCTGGAGCCTGCGCCTGCCACGCGCGCTGCCGATGCTGTTCTCCTCGCTCAGGATCGCCTCGGCAACCGCCGTCATCGGCGCCATCGTCGGTGAATGGATCGGCTCGGACAAGGGCCTCGGCGCGCTGATCATCCAGGCGAGCTTCAACTACCAGTCGGACCGGCTCTACGCGGCGATCGTGCTGTCCTCATCGCTTTCTATCGCCTTGTTCGTCCTGGTGGTGGCGATTGAGCGTCGCGTCATAAAATACTGA
- a CDS encoding ROK family transcriptional regulator, which produces MALRGTNQEFGRPYNRRIVLESIRLNGPIARGDIARGVGLTVQTVSTIVRELEEQGYILSLREEPKGRGLPPATLRINPEGGYAVGIHLTPLGIDAALINLSGDVIESMHSEAPNVTPDHGFDQIGDMVRDLAGRRAGGRVLGVGMALPGPFGVESMSFIGPTTMTGWKDVALRERLTAATGLPAFFETDMAAAAMGERLYGLGTGFSEYYYLYFGVGLGGAMVHDGSVLRGAWGNAGEIGHIPVVFGGEPCPCGNRGCLERYLSLDARGRWRGSDDDWVAEIGPVFRNAITIIENLFDPETVVLGGLAPPALLERLAGSAELPNSVSARKDRATPRIVVARGGQHAVLRGAAALAVSGVLSPRFGQIFTAKRQRGGDPLKGGDIAA; this is translated from the coding sequence ATGGCATTGCGGGGGACAAATCAGGAGTTCGGGCGGCCCTACAACCGGCGCATCGTGCTGGAGTCCATCCGCCTCAACGGCCCGATCGCCCGCGGCGATATCGCCAGGGGCGTCGGCCTTACCGTGCAGACCGTCTCGACCATCGTGCGCGAACTGGAGGAACAGGGCTACATCCTGTCGCTGCGCGAAGAGCCGAAAGGCCGCGGGTTGCCGCCGGCGACGCTCAGGATCAATCCCGAAGGCGGCTACGCCGTCGGCATCCACCTCACCCCGCTCGGCATCGACGCCGCGCTGATCAACCTCAGCGGCGACGTCATCGAGAGCATGCACAGCGAGGCGCCCAATGTGACGCCCGACCATGGGTTCGATCAGATCGGCGACATGGTCCGCGACCTGGCGGGACGGCGCGCCGGCGGACGCGTGCTTGGCGTCGGCATGGCGCTGCCCGGCCCGTTCGGCGTCGAATCGATGAGCTTCATCGGCCCGACCACGATGACCGGCTGGAAGGACGTGGCGCTGCGCGAGCGGCTGACGGCGGCGACGGGATTGCCGGCCTTCTTCGAGACCGACATGGCGGCCGCGGCCATGGGCGAGCGGCTCTACGGCCTCGGCACGGGATTTTCCGAATATTACTATCTCTATTTCGGCGTCGGCCTCGGCGGCGCCATGGTGCATGACGGAAGCGTGCTGCGCGGCGCCTGGGGCAATGCCGGCGAGATCGGCCATATCCCCGTCGTGTTCGGCGGCGAGCCTTGCCCGTGCGGCAACCGGGGCTGCCTGGAACGCTATCTCTCGCTCGATGCGCGCGGACGCTGGCGCGGCAGCGACGACGACTGGGTGGCCGAGATCGGACCGGTGTTCCGCAACGCAATCACCATCATCGAGAACCTGTTCGACCCCGAGACGGTGGTCCTCGGCGGGCTGGCGCCACCCGCTCTGCTCGAACGCCTGGCGGGATCGGCGGAGCTGCCCAATTCCGTCTCGGCTCGCAAGGACCGCGCCACGCCGCGCATCGTCGTGGCGCGCGGCGGCCAGCACGCGGTGCTGCGTGGTGCGGCCGCGCTTGCCGTTTCCGGCGTGCTGTCGCCCCGCTTCGGCCAGATCTTCACCGCCAAGCGACAGCGCGGCGGCGACCCCCTGAAAGGTGGAGACATCGCGGCATGA
- a CDS encoding ATP-binding cassette domain-containing protein yields MSEPLLVLDNVAKNYGAIQALKGISFSIGRGEVVALLGDNGAGKSTLVKIIAGGLEPSSGRMLFEGKEFLARSPAEAKAAGIETVYQDLSLCTNVDVVANFFMGREITRKVLGVPVLDERAMEAVVAKALANAGTRIPSLRTNVEHLSGGQRQAIELNRFVHWGGKLVLLDEPFAALGVEQTRRGLDMIRQVANQGIGVVIITHIMQQAFQVADRIVVIRQGVVAGDVARNKTSPDAVINMITGETLAGAGPAS; encoded by the coding sequence ATGAGCGAACCCCTGCTGGTCCTCGACAACGTCGCCAAGAACTACGGCGCGATCCAGGCATTGAAAGGCATCAGCTTTTCGATCGGGCGCGGCGAGGTGGTGGCGCTGCTCGGCGACAACGGTGCCGGCAAGTCGACGCTGGTCAAGATCATCGCCGGCGGGCTGGAGCCGAGTTCCGGCCGCATGCTGTTCGAGGGCAAGGAATTCCTCGCCAGATCGCCCGCGGAGGCCAAGGCGGCGGGCATCGAGACCGTCTACCAGGACCTTTCGCTCTGCACCAATGTCGACGTGGTGGCGAATTTCTTCATGGGCCGCGAGATCACCCGCAAGGTGCTCGGCGTCCCGGTGCTCGACGAGCGCGCCATGGAGGCCGTGGTCGCCAAGGCGCTCGCCAATGCCGGCACCCGCATCCCGTCGCTGCGCACCAATGTCGAGCATCTGTCGGGCGGCCAGCGGCAGGCGATCGAGCTCAACCGCTTCGTGCACTGGGGCGGCAAGCTGGTGCTGCTCGACGAGCCGTTCGCGGCACTTGGCGTCGAGCAGACGCGGCGCGGCCTCGACATGATCCGCCAGGTGGCGAACCAGGGCATCGGCGTCGTCATCATCACCCATATCATGCAGCAGGCCTTCCAGGTCGCCGACCGGATCGTGGTGATCCGGCAAGGCGTCGTGGCTGGCGATGTCGCACGCAACAAGACAAGTCCCGACGCGGTGATCAACATGATCACCGGAGAGACGCTGGCCGGTGCCGGACCGGCGAGCTAA
- a CDS encoding sugar ABC transporter substrate-binding protein: MKRILLSVFGFLALAIATLTPAFAQSKGTVYYLVPTLLDEFQTGSVTALELFLKQVGYDFKTLNADNKTDAQQSQMNDVIALKPAAIVLAAVDFNALKPSIEAARAAGIPVVEFDRQITSTPSDFTSVAGTVEIGYVAADQAEKLLKAKNGAVKGKILQVLGDPGDPYTLDIQKGFEEKMKAFPDVKIISLPAMQWAADAAGTIVNDQILANPDIDLIFSHAAHLSVAGVASLEAAGKKPGDVMMMSSNGAPVGLDLIRKGWLNVEVEQPLYAQAAAVAMFMDKVVKKEEIKPGEYDVLGLKSTVTKEAWGPNIKIPGAAITKENVDNPAFWGNQKPPTETVKPVE; encoded by the coding sequence ATGAAGAGAATACTTCTTTCCGTCTTCGGTTTCCTGGCACTGGCCATTGCCACGCTCACGCCGGCATTCGCACAGTCCAAGGGAACCGTCTATTATCTGGTGCCGACACTGCTCGATGAATTCCAGACCGGTTCGGTGACCGCGCTGGAACTGTTCCTGAAGCAGGTTGGCTACGACTTCAAAACGCTGAACGCCGATAACAAGACCGACGCCCAGCAATCGCAGATGAACGACGTCATCGCGCTGAAGCCGGCGGCGATCGTGCTTGCGGCGGTCGATTTCAACGCGCTGAAACCGTCGATCGAGGCCGCCCGCGCCGCCGGCATTCCGGTGGTCGAGTTCGACCGCCAGATCACCTCCACCCCGTCCGACTTCACCTCGGTGGCAGGCACGGTCGAGATCGGCTACGTCGCCGCCGACCAGGCCGAGAAGCTGCTGAAAGCGAAGAACGGCGCGGTGAAGGGCAAGATCCTGCAGGTGCTGGGCGACCCCGGCGATCCCTACACGCTCGACATCCAAAAGGGTTTTGAAGAGAAGATGAAGGCGTTTCCGGACGTCAAGATCATCTCGCTTCCGGCCATGCAATGGGCGGCGGATGCAGCTGGGACCATCGTCAACGACCAGATACTTGCGAACCCCGACATCGACCTGATCTTCAGTCATGCCGCGCATCTCTCGGTCGCCGGCGTCGCCTCGCTCGAGGCCGCCGGCAAGAAGCCAGGCGACGTCATGATGATGAGCTCGAACGGCGCACCGGTCGGTCTCGACCTGATCCGCAAGGGCTGGCTCAACGTCGAAGTGGAGCAGCCGCTCTACGCCCAGGCCGCCGCTGTCGCCATGTTCATGGACAAGGTCGTCAAGAAGGAAGAGATCAAGCCCGGCGAATATGACGTGCTTGGCCTGAAGTCGACCGTGACCAAGGAAGCCTGGGGACCGAACATCAAGATCCCCGGCGCCGCCATCACCAAGGAGAACGTCGACAATCCGGCCTTCTGGGGCAACCAGAAGCCGCCGACGGAAACCGTGAAGCCGGTCGAGTAA
- a CDS encoding ABC transporter permease, with product MNPRTRHALELVLDNLVWFMLVFVLVIFSLLIPNYFQLGIFANIIEASSVLGVMSIGLALVIIAGHMDLSVESVAALSAMAVGILFCSSGIGLGVQLHPEWLMVPVSLLLALLVGGIIGAFNGFLIVRLKMSAFIITLASYIWVRGLVLVISGGRSAQDLAPAIRWFGIQRLIGLPLTAWIAIACFVVFSLIMAKTPFGRHLVMIGGNETATFRAGIRVNRNLIIAFVLAGAIAGLAGWLLAIRTSGATANLGVGLLFNAFAAVVIGGVSLKGGVGTLPGVYAGVLLLSAINTAINLMGLPANFTQVIHGLLVLAAVLLDAFKQTIRQRLA from the coding sequence ATGAACCCCCGTACCCGCCACGCCCTCGAGCTCGTTCTCGACAATCTCGTCTGGTTCATGCTGGTCTTCGTGCTGGTGATCTTTTCCCTGCTCATCCCGAACTATTTCCAGCTCGGCATCTTCGCCAACATCATCGAAGCCTCGAGCGTGCTCGGCGTGATGTCGATCGGCCTGGCGCTGGTCATCATCGCCGGCCACATGGACCTGTCGGTCGAGTCCGTCGCCGCGCTCAGCGCCATGGCGGTCGGCATCCTGTTCTGCTCGTCGGGCATCGGCCTTGGCGTTCAACTGCATCCGGAATGGCTGATGGTCCCGGTTTCGCTGCTGCTCGCCCTCCTCGTCGGCGGCATCATAGGCGCGTTCAACGGCTTCCTGATCGTCAGGCTGAAGATGAGCGCCTTCATCATCACGCTGGCCTCCTATATCTGGGTGCGCGGCCTGGTGCTGGTCATTTCCGGCGGCCGCTCGGCGCAGGACCTGGCGCCTGCGATCCGCTGGTTCGGCATCCAGCGCCTGATCGGCCTGCCGCTCACTGCCTGGATCGCCATTGCCTGCTTCGTCGTCTTCTCGCTGATCATGGCCAAGACGCCGTTCGGCCGGCATCTGGTGATGATCGGCGGCAACGAGACGGCAACCTTCCGCGCCGGCATTCGCGTCAACCGCAACCTGATCATCGCCTTCGTGCTCGCCGGCGCCATCGCCGGCCTTGCCGGCTGGCTGCTGGCCATCCGCACCTCTGGCGCAACCGCCAATCTCGGCGTCGGGCTTTTGTTCAACGCCTTCGCCGCCGTCGTCATCGGCGGCGTCAGCCTGAAGGGCGGCGTCGGCACCCTGCCCGGCGTCTATGCCGGCGTGCTGCTGCTCTCGGCGATCAACACGGCGATCAACCTGATGGGCCTGCCGGCCAACTTCACCCAGGTGATCCACGGCCTGCTGGTGCTGGCGGCCGTGCTGCTCGACGCCTTCAAGCAGACCATCCGGCAGAGGCTGGCATGA
- a CDS encoding SDR family oxidoreductase has translation MTGRIEGKVALIIGSARGIGKGIAQRFAEEGAKLVLADTELDAGQATASELGAAFIGTDISQMAEAEAAVALALKQHGRLDIIVQNAGIYPWQLIENTSPEDWDRVMAVNLRGSFNATRAALVPMKAQRQGRMLFTSSITGPHVTSPGHGHYSATKAGINGLIRAAALEFAGYGITVNGVEPGNILTEAIELHRGAAYIQNMQDSIPLGRLGSPRDVANAFLFLASDDAAYITGTTIVVDGGQLLPEGKDFRLLPP, from the coding sequence ATGACCGGGCGTATCGAAGGCAAGGTCGCACTGATCATTGGCAGCGCGCGCGGCATCGGCAAGGGCATCGCGCAGCGCTTCGCCGAAGAGGGCGCGAAACTCGTGCTGGCGGACACGGAACTCGATGCCGGGCAAGCCACAGCGAGCGAACTCGGCGCCGCCTTCATCGGCACCGATATCTCGCAAATGGCCGAAGCCGAGGCCGCCGTGGCGCTGGCGCTCAAGCAACATGGCCGCCTGGACATCATCGTGCAGAATGCCGGCATCTATCCCTGGCAGCTGATCGAGAACACCAGCCCGGAAGACTGGGACAGGGTGATGGCGGTCAACCTGCGCGGCTCCTTCAATGCAACCCGCGCCGCGCTTGTGCCTATGAAGGCGCAGCGTCAAGGCCGCATGCTGTTCACCTCATCGATCACCGGGCCGCATGTTACCAGCCCCGGCCACGGCCACTATTCGGCTACCAAGGCCGGAATCAATGGGCTGATCCGTGCGGCGGCGCTCGAATTTGCCGGCTACGGCATCACCGTCAACGGTGTCGAGCCGGGCAACATCCTTACCGAAGCGATCGAGTTGCATCGGGGCGCCGCCTATATCCAGAACATGCAGGACTCCATACCGCTCGGACGGCTGGGCAGCCCGCGCGACGTCGCCAACGCCTTCCTGTTTCTGGCCTCGGATGACGCCGCCTACATCACCGGCACGACCATCGTCGTCGACGGCGGACAGCTCTTACCCGAAGGCAAGGATTTTCGCCTGCTGCCGCCGTGA